In Bacteroidota bacterium, the DNA window TACAGGTGCCATCGCACAGGGCGCTTTGGTTGCTGATAAGATGAACCTTCCTTTTGTTTATGTTAGGTCTGAGCCTAAAAAGCATGGTTTGGAAAACCTGATAGAAGGGATTGTGGTTCCGGGGAAAAAGGTGGTTGTGGTAGAAGATCTTATTTCTACCGGGGGCAGTAGCTTAAAAGCTGTGGAATCTTTAAGAAAAGCCGGGTGCCGGGTGCTTGGGCTGGTAGCTATTTTCTCCTATGGCTTTGACAAGGCCATTGAAAACTTCAAAAATGCCAA includes these proteins:
- the pyrE gene encoding orotate phosphoribosyltransferase, whose translation is MINREKIIAQYLLQSKAIKLEPANPFTWASGMHAPIYCDNRKTLSLPEIRSVIRDEFTKMISENFVQAEMIAGVATGAIAQGALVADKMNLPFVYVRSEPKKHGLENLIEGIVVPGKKVVVVEDLISTGGSSLKAVESLRKAGCRVLGLVAIFSYGFDKAIENFKNA